Part of the Fischerella sp. PCC 9605 genome is shown below.
AAGCTTTCAGCACAGGAGTTGCTGCTTGTTTCACGGATTCTTTTGCTTGGAGGTAAAGAAATTCTGCTACTCTATCGGCGTCTTCATCCTCATCAACTTGTGCCCACAATGAACATCCTAAATCTAGCGATTCGTATGCACCAAGATTAAATTTACGACTGTAGGATATTGAGACTGTTGTGATTTTCATGACTGGTTTATTCCCATTTCAATCAACTGCTTAACACACCTCCGAAGCTTCACTCAAATAATGCAGAACATCTTTGCGAGCGGCGTTTTCATTTCTAGATCTGCATCTTCACAATTAGCTAACTCTTGCTATTGTGAATACTGAATAATTGTTTGAATCTTTACATAGCAACCATCAAATTCTTTAAATATTTCAATTGCTTTGATGGTTATACTTAAGACAAGAATAAAACCGCAATTGAGGATGAAATAAGTTTGTTCAGGTGGGCAAGTGACCCACCTTCTTTTATTACGCTGTTAACAACATCACACTTTCTGAGCGCGGTTTATAATCTTTCAACTGCTCCCATTCATCTGTCGTCAATTCCTCAAACGCTTTATCGAGCAACTGTTCACAATCAACAAGGTTCGTCTCAGCATACTTGCTGGGTGTAGCTGGTTCTTTAATTTCTTCCTGGTTGCTGGGTGCTGGCTGCTGGTTGAATTGTTTTGCTGACACCATCGACAATGACCAAACAGCATCAGCAGCACTATCACACGGTACACGTTCTTGATGCTGTGATGAAGCTTGTACAAACCACCATCTTCCGTCGGTGCATCCGACTAAGCCAAGTTTTACCGAGTTGTGGTAAATTCCCGAGTCCAGTAGTTCTAGCCCAAATTTCTCGCATTCGTGGGCAACAGAAGCCATGATTTCGTTACCAGTGGTCGCAGCTGGGACTTCTGCTTCTTGTACTGGCAATTCACCCTGCTTGTAGTGCCATGTGATGTAACTGTGGCACTTCGCCCACGTAAGGGCACGATGAACTTCCACCGAGTTAATAATCACCACCCAACGTTGCGTTTGGAAGTCGTCGTGGTCGTATGTAATTTTGGCTACCAGTTTCTCAAGGGCGTATATCTCATGCTCTCCAAAGCTGATTTCAACGACTCTCAATTCTTCTGGGACTACTGCTGATGCTTGTGCTTCTATGTATTCTTCCAGTTCGGCTTGGGCAACGGCTTGTTCGTCAATATGAACAAACCCGGAGGATTGGTGAGTGATTATTGCATTCACCCAAGTTTCAGTTTCTCTCTTGTCGCTTGTAGGGGTTACGCCCAGGGAGGCTGCAATTTTCTTGAGTTGAGAGAGCTTTAAACCACAAAGGGCTTGCTGTGTATAGATTGGATAAGTCATAATGGAGGTTCCTTTAATTAAGGTCAAAGGGCAATTGTTTAGTTAGCCAGACGAGGCAATTGCCCTTTGTTATTTCATCTTATATGCTTTTTATGGCATTATAAATATATTTTTTTGGCTTGCTAAAAAGTTTTTTTTGGCATAGCATTATGGTGTGAAAACTCAATAGCTAGTGGTAAAGCAATGAAAGTCATTAACCCTAATGGCGGAATTGTGCTATGCCTCTTTAGACTTATAACAGAGACTAAAGAGGAAAAACTTATGGATATGTCTATAATCCACGAAAGAATGCGTGAGCTAGGCATTGACTTGGCAGCACTTAACCGCCGTTTTTGTCAGATCAGGCAAGCTAAAGGCGATGAAAAGGCTACACCAGTCAATCGTCGAAATATGCTTCAAAAAGCATTATCTAATGAAGGGAACCCAACTCTTGAGACATTCCTCGATATAATAGAAGCCTTAGATGGGGAGATATTAATTCAGTGGAGAGATACTAAAGTACGCAAGTTTGGGGAAAGCAAGAATGTTGATGAAAAAGCATCGTAAGTGATCAGCCCTTCGGGCAGGGAACTCTAGAGAGCGGGAAATCCTGCCCCAATCATCGGCATCCTTGTCCTTAAATTGAATATTGTTGAAAAAATAAATATCTGAAACCTTCACTCAAGATAGCAGTACTGCCCAACGTTTTAATGATTTTATAACCAGCACCCAATCGCAAACAGTTCTGATAGCGGCATGGTTGCAATGCCACTCCGCATGTCATGCGTCAAAACTTGGAGGAATTATGGACATCACCAAGAAATGCCTTTGTTCACTGCCACAATGAGTTATTGATACAATTCATGACAAAGAAAGGCAGAGGGCAGGAGGCAGAAGGCAGAAGGCTTCTGACTCCTCCCCTCTAAAAAAAAACTTCAGTTATGGGTTTAAAGCCCATTTATAAAAAAGATGTTTTTCGAGACGCTTTGCGCGAAGAAAAACAGCGTCCTTATTTCAATCCCACTATGAGTAAGGGTGGGTTCCTTCTGCCCTCTGCCCTCTGCCTTCTGCCTTCTGAATTGGCAGCATTTAATTAGAAATAGATAGCCTGTTTTTCTGGCGTTGATTACTACGCTGTTAATTCATACAGCAACCCTGACATATCTAATACCCGTTCAGACCAAACACCAGCTTGTTGTGCCACTTCAGTACGGGTTTTTTCATCTGACCAAATATCATCCCAGCTTAATTCCCACATTGCTAGTTGAACTTGAATATTCACCAATTCCTCTGCATACACTGGTTCAATTTCTGCTGCTGTCCACTCAATAAACCATTTAGTTTCATCAATTACACTACTCACCGCTTCTTTATGAGCAATAAAAGAAAACGACTTAATCCTGGCTAAATTTGAAGCTATATGTCCTAAGCGAATTGATATATTGTCACCTTGGAAGCGTTCTTGTTTTTTATCTAAATTCTGGTTCATAACCACCTATCAAATGTTGAGTAATTTGTGTCACACGTTCTCGAATTGCCGGGTCTTGGATTAACATTGAGCGATTATTCTGGCTGGGGCGAATATTGATAATTGACTCGTAAGCCATTTTTTGTGTAAATGGTACCCAGTCTGCACCCCAAATATCTTTCTGCCTGCTGCCATCTTTCAATAATTCTGCTTCGCACTCGGCGTGTTGTTGTCCTCCTCCTGCAAGAATACCTCTTTCTATATCTACTGCTATTTTGATATAAACTCTCAAAGTTTGCAGCATTTGCTCAACTTGTTCCAACGTTGCTCGTTCCCTAATAATTAGTACCAAATCTTTACTCCAGTACCCATAACTACACGCCTAGAAATTACATTTGCTAACAACCAACAATCAAATATATTGCCATTGTTTTACAGCAATAGTTAAGGAAAATTTCCCCCATGCACGCAATAAGCTGTGATACCCATATCTGCGGAATGTGGGATTTAGATGAAATTTTTTTGTAGAGGTGGTGTAACCAGCTGCACATATAGGGCTGCACCAAGGCATATACGAGTTAAGCATGGTTGTCTAACTCAAACCAAACAACTGCGATCGCTCAACCCAAACGTATTGAAGCGCAAACGTTCTAATGATGGGTGTAACCAGTACTCAATAGCAAACAGTTCTAATGGCAGCATCTTTGCAATGCCCCTGGTTTGTCCAGTGTCAAAACTTGGAGGAACTATGGACGCGATCGCTTTTCACTGATTTCCCGACGTTGAAAATATTAAGTAATGTTTCGCCAACAGTGTTTTCGCTATATTTGCCCCTGATTGGTCGCCGATCACACTTTGAAGGTGATCTGAGTATAGAATTACTAAATTTATTCAGATATTATCAATCACATAATTAATATTATTTCCCTTAAAGATGGCTGGCTCCCCACCTGAGTGCCTACAGTAACCAGAGCGAACTCGCGCTCTTACCGGGACGAGTTTTCCATATTCTTGATTTTGAGAAGTCACTTATGCTGAAGGCAGAGGGCTTTATGACCCCTGCCGTGGGGATTCAAGTAAGGACGCCGTATTTCTTGCGCTGACAAGGGTGAAATACATCTTCTTTTTTAGTGGGCAGCCTACCCACAACGCCCATTTTTGATTGATACTCCTAACATAAGTGCCTTCTGTCTACCGTAGGTAGACGTTCTGCGCCTACTTCTGTGAAGTCGCAGAGCGTCTACGTCCCTGTGCCTTTGTTTGTAAATAATAGAACAATTAATATGCGATCGCTCTTCCTCACCTTACCCCTAGTTACTTTGGGCTGTCTTGCATCTATCAACACCGTTAGAGCGCAAGTGTCAAGCGATGGAAGTTTATCTACTACCGTTTCCAGCCCTGATGGTTCAAATTTTACGATTGATAATGGGTAAGGATTCAGGTGGTGGGGTATTGACAAAAGGGACACAAAGGGTAGAGTATCGCAATCATGAACAAAGACCTGCCACCAGAACTAGATCGAGAAAGACTCAACCAGCTGCCTCAGGAGGAACTGGTAGAAATGATCATTGGGCAGGCGATCGCCTTAGCGCCCTATGCCCCAACCTGCTAAAAGCAGGTTGCCCGCTCGCGAGCGGGGGAGGGCTGTTCTCCAGCCCAGAGGGCATGTACGGGCGATCGCAACTTTCTTATTCACTTCATTGTTAAGTTTTGTTGGTGATTTTGGCACTTAATCGCCTTCAAATCCTTACCATATCAAGCTTTTAGCCTCAAAACACTACTCAGCTTCAAATTGTAACAGTTAGGAAAATTAACTACACCTTTAGACATTTTCTGTCTACTTTCTTCATTTTCTCTGTTAATTTCTGTTGCAATATCAGCCTCTACTACCAGACACTATCCTAAACTTAATCGCTCAAACCCTTACCAAGCTTTCCTTACACCGATTTCCGGTTTTGCTCGCGAAAGATCCGACTAATGCATAGCTATTTGATAAACCAGGATGGTGGTAATGTCTCGTGGGTTGTAGCGAAGCACTACCCATGTTCCCGTATACCCCTCGCTTATGCTCTCCTTTATACGTCAGGTTGGCAAACTGAATGTATCCACCTCGATATACCACCCGCCTTGAGCGTCGCATTAAACAAATATCCAATTCGCGATCGCTTAAAAGCGGTAATTGTGCAATTCGTCCTGCTTCCCACCGTCCGAGGCGAGGAGAGCGAACCAGTTCGTGGATCGAGGCTCTGGTTGTAACGTTCTACAATGTAGCGAACGATCAGTCGCTCTAACTGCTCTAATGTCAAGCTGGCTTC
Proteins encoded:
- a CDS encoding DUF5674 family protein, with the protein product MVLIIRERATLEQVEQMLQTLRVYIKIAVDIERGILAGGGQQHAECEAELLKDGSRQKDIWGADWVPFTQKMAYESIINIRPSQNNRSMLIQDPAIRERVTQITQHLIGGYEPEFR